In one Agelaius phoeniceus isolate bAgePho1 chromosome 21, bAgePho1.hap1, whole genome shotgun sequence genomic region, the following are encoded:
- the SET gene encoding protein SET: MSAPAAKVSKKELNSNHDGADETSEKEQQEAIEHIDEVQNEIDRLNEQASEEILKVEQKYNKLRQPFFQKRSELIAKIPNFWVTTFVNHPQVSALLGEEDEEALHYLTRVEVTEFEDIKSGYRIDFYFDENPYFENKVLSKEFHLNESGDPSSKSTEIKWKSGKDLTKRSSQTQNKASRKRQHEEPESFFTWFTDHSDAGADELGEVIKDDIWPNPLQYYLVPDMDDEEGEGEEDDDDDEEEEGLEDIDEEGDEDEGEEDEDDDEGEEGEEDEGEDD; the protein is encoded by the exons ATGTCGGCGCCGGCGGCCAAAGTCAGTAAGAAGGAGCTGAACTCCAACCACGATGGGGCCGACGAGACCTCAG aaaaagagCAACAGGAAGCAATTGAACACATTGATGAAGTACAGAATGAAATAGACAG ACTGAATGAACAAGCCAGTGAGGAAATTTTGAAAGTAGAACAGAAATACAACAAACTCCGCCAACCATTCTTCCAGAAGAGGTCAGAATTGATcgccaaaatcccaaatttctgggTAACAACATTTGTCAACCACCCACAAG tatctgcactgctgggagaaGAAGATGAGGAAGCACTGCATTACTTGACCAGAGTTGAGGTGACAGAATTTGAAGACATCAAATCAGGTTACAGAATAGATTTT TATTTTGATGAGAATCCCTACTTTGAAAATAAAGTTCTCTCCAAAGAGTTTCACCTCAATGAAAGTGGAGACCCATCTTCAAAATCGACTGAGATCAAATGGAAATCTGGAAAG GACCTGACAAAACGTTCAAGCCAGACACAGAACAAAGCCAGTAGGAAGAGGCAGCATGAAGAGCCAGAAAGCTTCTTCACCTGGTTCACTGACCACTCTGATGCAGGGGCTGATGAGCTAGGAGAAGTCATCAAGGATGACATCTGGCCAAACCCCCTACAGTACTACTTG GTTCCTGATATGGATGATGAagaaggggagggagaggaggatgacgatgatgatgaagaggaggaaggattAGAGGATATTGATGAAGAAGGAGATGAAGATGAGggggaggaggatgaagatgatgatgagggagaggaaggagag GAGGATGAAGGAGAAGATGACTAA